From Deinococcus terrestris, one genomic window encodes:
- a CDS encoding metal ABC transporter ATP-binding protein: MTVTVPGTASTTHAPAAPPLALRGLSVAYAEEPAVWDVSFEVPAASLTAIIGPNGAGKSTLLKAALGLVPRLAGEALFFGAPLAKVRRRVAYVPQRTSVDWDFPASALDVVTMGLYGRLGWLRRPGRRERAQALACLERVGMADFAGRQISELSGGQQQRVFLARALAQEADLTFMDEPFAGVDAVTERAIVDVLRELRGQGRSVVVVHHDLDTVRDYFDRVALLNVSLVAAGPTEVAFTPANLRAAYGERHGALAAALAGGGR; encoded by the coding sequence ATGACTGTCACCGTACCGGGCACCGCCTCCACCACCCACGCGCCCGCTGCGCCCCCGCTCGCCCTGCGCGGCCTGAGCGTGGCCTATGCCGAGGAACCCGCCGTCTGGGACGTGTCGTTCGAGGTGCCCGCCGCCTCGCTGACCGCCATCATCGGGCCGAACGGGGCGGGCAAAAGCACGTTGCTCAAGGCGGCGCTGGGGCTGGTGCCCCGGCTGGCGGGCGAGGCGCTGTTTTTCGGGGCACCCTTGGCGAAGGTGCGGCGGCGGGTGGCTTACGTGCCGCAACGGACCAGCGTGGACTGGGATTTCCCGGCGAGTGCGCTGGACGTGGTCACGATGGGGCTGTACGGACGCCTGGGCTGGCTGCGGCGTCCGGGGCGGCGCGAGCGGGCGCAGGCGCTGGCGTGCCTGGAGCGGGTGGGCATGGCCGACTTCGCCGGGCGGCAGATCAGCGAGCTGTCGGGCGGACAGCAGCAGCGGGTCTTCCTGGCGCGGGCGCTCGCGCAGGAGGCCGACCTCACCTTCATGGACGAGCCCTTTGCGGGGGTGGACGCCGTGACCGAGCGGGCCATCGTGGACGTGCTGCGCGAGCTGCGCGGGCAGGGGCGCTCGGTGGTCGTCGTTCACCACGATCTGGACACCGTGCGCGACTACTTTGACCGGGTGGCGCTGCTCAACGTCTCGCTGGTGGCGGCGGGACCGACCGAGGTGGCCTTTACCCCGGCGAACCTCCGCGCCGCTTACGGCGAGCGGCACGGGGCACTCGCGGCGGCGCTGGCGGGGGGTGGGCGGTGA
- a CDS encoding metal ABC transporter permease, translating into MTLPFDLVIVGTAVLVAWACTLPGLFLVLRRQALLGDAISHAALPGIVAGYWLSGGSLATLPALVGASLSGLLTVGLSALIARSGRVKEDAALGLVFPALFAAGVIAVSLNYGNVHLDLDAVLYGEIAYTPFRTGWLGLPAAWVLVGGMGLVNALFVGGLYKELKLSTFDPGLARTLGFSPRLLSGALLTLVALTVVAAFDAVGAVLVVAFLIVPSATALLLTRRLGTALALALGAGLSASVLGYVVALALDASITGAVAGVLGLQFVLALAAQAFRARRVRGRAVLGR; encoded by the coding sequence GTGACCCTCCCCTTTGACCTCGTGATCGTGGGGACGGCCGTGCTGGTCGCGTGGGCCTGCACGTTGCCGGGCCTCTTTCTGGTGCTGCGGCGACAGGCGCTGCTGGGCGACGCGATCAGCCACGCCGCGCTGCCGGGAATCGTGGCGGGATACTGGCTCAGCGGGGGAAGCCTCGCCACGCTGCCCGCGCTGGTGGGGGCCTCGCTCTCCGGGCTGCTGACGGTCGGCCTGAGTGCCCTGATCGCCCGCAGCGGCCGGGTCAAGGAGGACGCGGCGCTGGGGCTAGTCTTTCCGGCCCTCTTCGCCGCCGGGGTGATCGCGGTCAGCCTGAATTACGGCAATGTCCACCTGGACCTGGACGCGGTGCTGTACGGGGAGATCGCGTATACGCCCTTCCGCACGGGGTGGTTGGGCCTGCCCGCCGCGTGGGTGCTGGTGGGCGGGATGGGGCTGGTGAATGCTCTCTTCGTGGGCGGGCTGTACAAGGAACTCAAGCTCTCCACCTTTGACCCCGGCCTCGCCCGCACGCTGGGCTTCTCGCCCCGGCTGCTGTCGGGGGCGCTGCTGACGCTGGTGGCGCTGACGGTCGTGGCGGCTTTCGACGCGGTGGGGGCGGTGCTGGTCGTCGCCTTCTTGATCGTTCCCTCCGCGACGGCGCTGCTGCTGACCCGGCGGCTGGGCACGGCGCTCGCCCTCGCGCTGGGGGCGGGACTGAGTGCGAGCGTGCTGGGGTACGTCGTGGCCCTCGCGCTGGACGCGAGCATCACGGGAGCGGTCGCTGGGGTGCTGGGCCTCCAGTTCGTGCTGGCGCTGGCGGCGCAGGCGTTCCGGGCGCGGCGGGTGCGGGGGCGGGCGGTGCTGGGGCGGTGA
- a CDS encoding phosphotransferase family protein, which translates to MQGLTRTGEPTVLKHWQISLLWRVPTSGGPVYLKAVPDFFAREVRVTPARAAGVPGAAPPVLAADEGRGLLLLADAGTDVDAPDLPALLRHVARVQRASLPLLPALGLEDRGPAQVRSRLADLFSDEVLLVGEEGGLTPGEAGRLRALRPELEAALTRLEASPLPLTLGHGDLHGGNVVERAGEFTLLDWSDACVTHPFLDANAAYLTAHGTPTPPEDIAAAHDAYLSEWADLAPLDDLRGLHADALRAGELFRALGYVDNIQPHVEDPQEWRGAHLEHLRKVLPE; encoded by the coding sequence GTGCAGGGACTGACCCGCACGGGCGAGCCGACCGTCCTCAAGCACTGGCAGATCAGCCTGCTGTGGCGGGTGCCGACCTCGGGCGGGCCGGTGTACCTCAAGGCGGTGCCGGACTTCTTCGCGCGGGAGGTGCGGGTCACGCCCGCGCGGGCGGCCGGGGTGCCGGGGGCCGCGCCTCCCGTCCTCGCGGCGGACGAGGGCCGGGGCCTCCTCCTGCTGGCCGACGCCGGGACCGACGTGGACGCGCCCGACCTTCCGGCGCTGCTGCGCCACGTGGCGCGGGTGCAGCGGGCTTCCCTGCCCCTCCTCCCCGCACTGGGGCTGGAGGACCGTGGCCCGGCCCAGGTGCGCTCGCGGCTGGCTGACCTCTTTTCCGATGAGGTGCTGTTGGTGGGAGAGGAGGGCGGCCTGACTCCGGGCGAGGCCGGGCGGCTGCGTGCCCTCCGCCCCGAGCTGGAAGCGGCCCTGACCCGGCTGGAGGCCAGTCCCCTGCCCCTCACCCTGGGACACGGTGACCTGCACGGCGGGAACGTGGTGGAGCGGGCGGGCGAGTTCACCCTGCTGGACTGGTCGGACGCCTGCGTGACCCACCCGTTTCTGGACGCGAACGCGGCCTACCTGACCGCGCACGGCACGCCGACCCCACCGGAGGACATTGCCGCCGCGCACGACGCCTACCTCTCCGAGTGGGCCGACCTCGCCCCGCTGGACGACCTCCGCGGCCTGCACGCCGACGCCCTCCGCGCGGGCGAGCTGTTCCGGGCGCTGGGGTACGTGGACAACATTCAGCCCCACGTGGAGGACCCCCAGGAATGGCGCGGGGCACATCTGGAGCATCTCCGGAAAGTGCTGCCGGAATAG
- a CDS encoding phosphoribosylanthranilate isomerase, with amino-acid sequence MSDPPFPVRVKVCGTTSVHDAVLAAEAGADALGFIFAPVSKRLVTPEVAREAGLNVGPVVARVGVFLGQGLDEVLRTAEAARVSAVQLHGPLAPLYLKAVAAYYPVLRVLRPADLGREATAEELGLPGVTPMLDAPQPGGGQPLDWAALRGLFPAGGWLAGGLGPENVAEAVRILKPAGVDAVTRLEAAGGIKDAERVRAFIQAARGA; translated from the coding sequence GTGAGTGACCCCCCCTTCCCGGTGAGGGTCAAGGTCTGTGGTACCACCTCCGTCCACGACGCCGTGCTTGCGGCCGAGGCGGGGGCAGACGCATTGGGATTCATCTTCGCCCCCGTCAGCAAGCGGCTGGTGACGCCGGAGGTCGCGCGGGAGGCGGGCCTGAACGTCGGCCCGGTGGTGGCCCGCGTGGGCGTCTTTCTGGGACAGGGGCTGGACGAGGTGCTGCGAACGGCGGAGGCGGCCCGCGTCAGCGCCGTGCAGCTTCACGGCCCTTTAGCGCCCCTTTACCTGAAGGCGGTCGCCGCGTATTATCCCGTCCTGCGTGTGCTGCGCCCCGCTGACCTGGGACGCGAGGCCACCGCAGAGGAATTAGGCCTCCCCGGCGTGACGCCCATGCTGGACGCGCCCCAACCGGGAGGGGGCCAGCCGCTCGACTGGGCCGCCCTGCGGGGCCTCTTCCCGGCCGGGGGCTGGCTCGCCGGGGGCTTAGGGCCGGAGAACGTGGCGGAGGCAGTCCGCATTCTGAAGCCCGCGGGGGTGGACGCCGTGACCCGCCTGGAAGCAGCGGGCGGAATCAAGGACGCAGAACGGGTGCGGGCCTTCATCCAGGCCGCACGTGGCGCCTGA
- a CDS encoding MATE family efflux transporter: MSATAPASAAPQGTTRELLTLAGPLMLSNLAYTVVGLTDTLLMGRLGVVEVGAVGFAHMCLLTLVLLFRGSLNTAATFMARSLGAGDEAGVRRWASVFLGCGLVGVPLALVGPWLLDGLFALLRPDPSITAVARTYVGIRVWEVPALLLGSAALAVMVGLGNTRTPMRLAWLVMVVNAALAVLFVFGLGWGVVGAAWASVIAVTLQNGLALWLLGRLHGPRFGRFWPARPTRAELGSLGRVSLPAGVTELAEVSAFTVFQGVISRLGPTELAASQIANQLASLGFLPAFALSSATGSLLSRALGAGRADIAARIGWRGTGLAAAFMGVLGVLFLTLPEPLIGLFNRSPEVLALGAGVLAVMAAYQILDGVAIVLGGALGGAGDTRFRLVVTLVGAWLVMVVGATLLAPRYGVTGAWAAALVFIAFAAVAYAIRFASGRWVRARL, encoded by the coding sequence GTGTCGGCCACCGCCCCCGCCTCCGCCGCCCCGCAGGGCACCACCCGCGAACTGCTCACGCTCGCCGGGCCGCTGATGCTCTCCAACCTCGCCTACACGGTGGTGGGGTTGACCGACACACTGCTGATGGGCCGCCTGGGGGTGGTGGAGGTGGGCGCGGTGGGGTTCGCGCACATGTGCCTGCTCACGCTGGTGCTGCTGTTTCGGGGCAGCCTGAATACGGCCGCCACCTTCATGGCCCGCTCGCTGGGGGCCGGGGACGAGGCGGGGGTGCGCCGATGGGCGAGCGTCTTTCTGGGCTGCGGGCTGGTGGGGGTGCCGCTCGCGCTGGTGGGGCCGTGGCTGCTGGACGGCCTGTTCGCCCTGTTGCGGCCCGACCCCAGCATCACGGCCGTGGCCCGTACCTACGTGGGCATCCGGGTCTGGGAAGTCCCGGCCCTGCTGCTGGGAAGCGCGGCCCTCGCGGTCATGGTGGGGCTGGGGAACACGCGCACGCCGATGCGCCTCGCTTGGCTGGTGATGGTCGTCAATGCTGCCCTCGCCGTGCTGTTCGTCTTCGGTCTGGGGTGGGGGGTAGTGGGGGCAGCGTGGGCCTCGGTGATCGCCGTGACCCTCCAGAACGGGCTGGCGCTGTGGCTGCTGGGCCGATTGCACGGGCCACGCTTCGGGCGGTTCTGGCCCGCGCGACCCACCCGCGCCGAACTCGGCAGCCTGGGGCGGGTCAGCCTGCCCGCCGGAGTCACCGAACTGGCGGAGGTCAGCGCCTTCACCGTCTTTCAGGGCGTCATCTCGCGGCTGGGGCCGACCGAACTGGCCGCCTCGCAGATTGCCAACCAGCTCGCCAGTCTGGGATTTTTGCCCGCCTTCGCCCTCTCGTCGGCCACCGGGAGCCTGCTCTCGCGGGCGCTGGGGGCAGGCCGGGCGGACATCGCGGCCCGCATCGGCTGGCGCGGGACCGGGCTGGCCGCCGCCTTCATGGGCGTGCTGGGGGTGCTGTTCCTGACGCTGCCGGAGCCCCTGATCGGCCTGTTCAACCGCAGCCCCGAGGTGCTTGCGCTGGGGGCAGGCGTGCTCGCGGTCATGGCCGCCTACCAGATTCTGGATGGGGTCGCCATCGTGCTGGGCGGGGCGCTGGGCGGCGCGGGCGACACCCGCTTCCGGCTGGTCGTGACGCTGGTGGGCGCGTGGTTGGTCATGGTGGTGGGCGCGACCCTGCTGGCCCCCCGCTACGGGGTGACGGGGGCGTGGGCGGCGGCGCTCGTTTTTATCGCCTTTGCCGCCGTCGCCTATGCGATCCGCTTCGCCTCCGGGCGCTGGGTGCGGGCGCGGTTGTAG
- a CDS encoding exodeoxyribonuclease III — protein sequence MKLATWNVNSLNVRLPQVLAWLEAHQPDVLALQETKLEDHRFPAADFATLGYSAAFSGQKTYNGVALLSRTPLGDVQTGIPGFEDEQRRVLAATVGGVRVACLYVPNGQAVGSDKYAYKLEWLAAARDWLRDELAAHGRLAVVGDFNVAPEDRDVHSPKRWEGQVLVSGPERDAFRELLDLGLHDAFRLHEQPERVFSWWPYGRLGFPRNWGLRIDHVLVSPPLAAECRACTVDVAPRRHERPSDHAPVVATFAAPSD from the coding sequence GTGAAGCTTGCCACCTGGAACGTCAACTCGCTGAACGTGCGGTTGCCGCAGGTCCTAGCCTGGCTAGAGGCCCACCAGCCCGATGTGCTGGCGTTGCAGGAGACCAAGCTGGAGGACCACCGCTTCCCCGCCGCCGACTTCGCCACTCTGGGCTACTCGGCGGCCTTCTCCGGGCAGAAGACCTACAACGGGGTCGCCCTGCTCTCACGCACACCGCTGGGGGATGTACAGACCGGGATTCCGGGCTTTGAGGACGAGCAGCGGCGGGTGCTCGCGGCGACGGTGGGCGGGGTGCGGGTCGCCTGCCTCTACGTCCCCAACGGGCAGGCGGTGGGGTCGGACAAGTACGCCTACAAGCTGGAGTGGCTGGCCGCCGCGCGGGACTGGCTGCGGGACGAACTCGCCGCGCACGGGCGGCTGGCGGTCGTGGGCGACTTCAACGTGGCCCCCGAAGACCGCGACGTGCACAGCCCGAAGCGCTGGGAAGGGCAGGTGCTCGTGAGCGGACCGGAGCGGGACGCCTTCCGGGAGCTGCTGGACCTCGGCCTGCACGACGCCTTCCGGCTGCACGAACAACCCGAGCGGGTTTTCAGTTGGTGGCCCTACGGTCGCCTGGGGTTTCCCCGCAATTGGGGGCTTCGGATTGACCACGTGCTGGTCTCCCCTCCCCTGGCCGCCGAGTGCCGGGCCTGCACGGTGGACGTGGCCCCCCGGCGGCACGAGCGGCCCTCCGACCACGCCCCGGTGGTCGCCACCTTCGCGGCCCCGTCGGACTGA
- a CDS encoding metal ABC transporter permease, which translates to MTLSPADFFTDYTLRSIVLGSALLGLVAGTLGCFSVLRRQSLIGDTVAHAALPGICAAFLLTGTRDTLGLLVGGGLSGLLASLLALAILRYSRLKEDVALGVTFSTFFGIGIALLTAIGQSGNAAQAGLEGFLFGQAAALTAGDVARFAVLGALALGTVAALHKEFQISLFDPDYAAVQGWPVAGLTALPTALTVLAVMLGLQTVGVVLMAAMLIAPAVAARQWTRGLGGMLRLAGVFGALSGGLGAALSLAFSPAGGAGLPTGAVTVLTATALAVLSLLLAPGRGLLAGLARQRRARARLLGDLAGRQR; encoded by the coding sequence GTGACTCTCAGTCCCGCCGACTTCTTCACCGACTACACCCTGCGTTCCATCGTGCTGGGGTCGGCGCTGCTGGGGCTGGTGGCGGGGACGCTGGGGTGCTTCAGCGTGCTGCGGCGCCAGAGCCTGATCGGGGACACGGTGGCGCACGCGGCGCTGCCGGGCATCTGCGCGGCCTTCTTGCTCACGGGCACGCGGGACACGCTGGGGCTGCTGGTGGGGGGCGGGCTCAGCGGGCTGCTCGCCTCGCTGCTGGCGCTCGCCATCCTCAGATACAGCCGGTTGAAGGAGGACGTGGCGCTGGGGGTTACCTTCAGCACCTTCTTTGGTATCGGCATTGCGCTGCTGACCGCCATCGGACAAAGCGGGAACGCGGCGCAGGCGGGACTGGAGGGCTTTCTCTTCGGGCAGGCGGCGGCGCTGACCGCCGGGGACGTGGCCCGCTTCGCGGTGCTGGGGGCGCTGGCGCTGGGGACGGTCGCCGCGCTGCACAAGGAGTTCCAGATCAGCCTCTTTGACCCCGACTACGCCGCTGTGCAGGGCTGGCCGGTGGCGGGGCTGACGGCGCTGCCCACCGCGCTGACCGTGCTGGCCGTGATGCTGGGCCTCCAGACGGTGGGCGTGGTGCTGATGGCCGCGATGCTGATCGCCCCCGCCGTGGCCGCCCGGCAGTGGACGCGGGGTCTGGGCGGAATGCTGCGGCTGGCCGGGGTCTTTGGTGCGCTCAGCGGCGGGCTGGGGGCGGCCCTGAGCCTCGCCTTCTCCCCGGCGGGCGGGGCCGGACTGCCCACCGGGGCCGTCACGGTGCTGACCGCCACGGCCCTGGCAGTGCTGTCGCTGCTGCTGGCGCCGGGACGCGGATTGCTCGCGGGGCTGGCCCGGCAAAGGCGGGCACGGGCGCGGCTGCTGGGTGACCTCGCGGGGAGGCAGCGGTGA